The sequence CAGGCCTTTTCTGAACCCGATACGCTTCACGCTTCACGAGCGACAATCGACGCCGGCCCATCGGCCGGCCAGATCATTCGCCAGAGGAGAAGCGCTGTGGCGTTTGACGGCCAGACCTCGATTTCCGCAGCCACATTTTTTCGCATGATGCAGCGGGTCATGCCAGAAGCCGACCGTCCACAGTTTGAACGACCGATGCCCTGGGATGGGTGGCCCTATGATCCAGCGATACATCTCCTGATATTTGTTCATCGTGTGGATGGGTTGACGCCTGGATTGTATTGCTTGGTACGGGATCACAAGAAACTCTCGTTCGTTCAGCAGGCCATGAACTCCGAACTCAACTGGACGATCGCGCCTGGTTGCCCGGACGAGCTTCCCCTGTATTGGCTGCTCGAAGGCGATGCGAAAAAAATAGCGGCGCAGGTGAGTTGCCATCAGGACATTGCCGGCGACAGTGCGTTTTCGCTCGGGATGTTGGCTGAGTTTGAGGGCACCTTGCGGGAACGAGGCGCATGGTGGTATCCACGCATGTTTTGGGAAGCGGGCTTACTCGGACAGGTGTTGTACTTGGAGGCCGAGGCAGCGGGAGTGCGGGCCACGGGGATCGGCTGTTTCTTCGATGATCCGGTCCACGACATCGTCGGTATCGCGAATGTAACCTTGCAATCGCTCTATCATTTCACGATCGGCGGACCGGTCGAAGATCAAAGACTGCAGATGTTGCCGCCGTATCACCATGTGAAACGTCCTTCGTGAAGCGTGAAGCGGTTTTGGGCTGAACGTTTCCTGGGACGAGATACGAACTACGGATTGAGCGTATGTTTAAGATCAAGAGGAAAAACGACAAACCCAAGCGAACGGTGCTTTACAATATCGTCGAAGATTATTCTGAGTTTGATGCCCCAGGGAATGTGACTGTCTGTGCGATGACGGAGCCGGAGGATCTCCCTGCCCACGCCAAGATACTGTCAGAAAGTTATGATATCCCGCTCGAGACGATGACGACGTTGCTGACCGAGGGTGGGACGTATGTGTATCCAGCAGTCGGTGGTCTTCTTACACGAGGCTTGTTTGCGTGCCGGATTGATTCGTCCATCCGAGCGCCGAAACAAACATGGACGTTGGATCTCATGCAGTTTGCGGAAGCCGAACAAGTGGCTCGAATCAAAGCACTTCCCCTCCCGGATGCCGCCTTTGAGGTCTTTCGTAAAACATTGCCTGTTGAGCTGAAAGCCAAACTTGAAGAGAAGAATTTGGGGTTGGACTATCGGACGTTAGATCGCGCCGTCGCCAAGGGTGGTGACATCAAATATATCGATTTTCGCAAAGACTGGTCACCACACTTTAAGCGACTTTGCATCATGCCGGATGGACGACTCGTCGAGACCGGCGGCGTGCAGGAATTTGCCGAGCTTCAGAGGATCACTGTCGCTCAGGCAAAAATATTGATCGAACAGGGTGGCACGCTCGATGTGAGAGGAGAGGTGTTGGCCTGTCAGATTGTGAACGGTCAGCCGGCAGTCGCGCGGTTCAGTGCGAAAAACTATGCGAAGGCGAAGGAGTTGGTTGGGTCGAAGGGCATACATTTGATGGATGCGTTGAGTGAGGTTGGGTACAGCGACCCGTCCATGATGCGCGGTCTGACTCGAAAAGAATTGACGGGCAAGCGATAATCAGGAGAAGTGGGTTCTCTGGAGGTCGACGGAATCAAGCGACAGCGAGTTCTTCTTCCACCGCTTCAAGTAGCTTATTGATGTCGAACGGCTTTTCAAATGCACGACGGGCGCCGAAGAGTTTCGCGACATCCAAGAAGTTCTGGTCGCCCTGCGCTCCGGTGATCGCGATCACTTTGGCGTCGAGATATTCTCGGGTGAGCTGAAGGGTCGCTTCCAGGCCGTCTGTCTCCGGCATCAACAAATCCATAATGACGAGATCGACCGGCTCCTGCTGATAAAGCGCGAGTCCTTTGCGCCCATCCTCTGCTTGGATCACACGGTGTCCAGCCTTCTCAAGGACCTCTTTGAGGAGCCCTCGGATAGACGGTTCGTCATCAATGACTAAGATGGTTGCCATAGCTATTCTAAGAATATTTGTTGATCATACCTAGGGAGCCTGACACTGTCTAGAAATAAAGGATATCTACTGTACCCGCAAACGATGAGTACATGATGGGGCCGATCAGCTCCGTCCATTCCTTTTCACAGCATGCCATTTCTGTCTCGTGTTCGATCCTCAGCGATCAAATTTACCTCCTCAATAGAATTCAACGTGTCACACCCAACGCCACAAGGGCAACGAATTTTGGGTTGACCGAGGTTCAGATTTTTGTTACAAGCGACAGACTTGGATCACCCACCGTGGTGAAATTTCCACGCTCATGTTGGAGGGTTTCTGTGGATAGTGCCGACCGGGCCAAATGGGCCTGGACTCGACGAACATTTCTTCAGGCGTCTTTCGTAGGGACGCTCTTGCTCAGTGGGCGGTTAGTTGGTCCACAACCGGTCCAGGCTCGTGAGCTGCCGGAGGGACGGATCACGCTAGTCAATGTGAGGACGGATGAGCGGTTGGAGGTGACCTATCGCGACGAGGCGGGTAGATATGATCTTGAAGCACTTGACGACGTGAATTACCTGATGCGCTGCCATTACTCCGGTGAGGTTGGGGCCATCGACGTGCGTGTGTTGGAGCACGTGAATTTGGTGCAGAAAAAACTCGGGAGTAAAAAAGAT is a genomic window of Candidatus Nitrospira kreftii containing:
- a CDS encoding hypothetical protein (conserved protein of unknown function), with product MFKIKRKNDKPKRTVLYNIVEDYSEFDAPGNVTVCAMTEPEDLPAHAKILSESYDIPLETMTTLLTEGGTYVYPAVGGLLTRGLFACRIDSSIRAPKQTWTLDLMQFAEAEQVARIKALPLPDAAFEVFRKTLPVELKAKLEEKNLGLDYRTLDRAVAKGGDIKYIDFRKDWSPHFKRLCIMPDGRLVETGGVQEFAELQRITVAQAKILIEQGGTLDVRGEVLACQIVNGQPAVARFSAKNYAKAKELVGSKGIHLMDALSEVGYSDPSMMRGLTRKELTGKR
- a CDS encoding Protein PilH, translated to MATILVIDDEPSIRGLLKEVLEKAGHRVIQAEDGRKGLALYQQEPVDLVIMDLLMPETDGLEATLQLTREYLDAKVIAITGAQGDQNFLDVAKLFGARRAFEKPFDINKLLEAVEEELAVA
- a CDS encoding hypothetical protein (conserved protein of unknown function) → MGPISSVHSFSQHAISVSCSILSDQIYLLNRIQRVTPNATRATNFGLTEVQIFVTSDRLGSPTVVKFPRSCWRVSVDSADRAKWAWTRRTFLQASFVGTLLLSGRLVGPQPVQARELPEGRITLVNVRTDERLEVTYRDEAGRYDLEALDDVNYLMRCHYSGEVGAIDVRVLEHVNLVQKKLGSKKDIHFISGFRSPEYNAILVRKGGHAARNSLHMQGQAIDLLIPGVHPKKLRQTALELRFGGVGFYQRSRFIHLDSGPFRFW